One Faecalicatena sp. Marseille-Q4148 DNA window includes the following coding sequences:
- a CDS encoding IS1182 family transposase, with amino-acid sequence MLNKDYYNDFFELGQQKINFSFFELCLPDDDPVYTLKKVMEELDFSGLLANCSDKGRTGYNPIMMYAVVTYANMRGIRAVDRIVELCERDLAFIWLTKGQKPKRDAFYDFKNKKLTADVLDELNYQFLRRLQKEGFITLKNLFIDGTKIEANANRYTFVWRGTINYHLAGLLDTIDLLYQKYNVLIDENEYGIKYDIPHAHMFVIEGMEKVRDVIEKNRKRKLTKHKKLSNNTIIEIDNCSPLEILKLQKNLIQIAEQEQITFVYGKGKRKSEIQQLYEELEACGERLMGYKECFEIMGTDRNSYSKTDLEATFMRMKEDHMLNGQLKAAYNVQIAVENYFIVQTYVSNDRTDYNTLIPVLEKHQKAFGDILEEVTADSGYCSERNLLYLKEHKISSYIKLQDHEKRKTRAYTEEIGKYYNMKTQIFEDELYYICHDGRELHHIRTETKAQTGYTQTFEVYGCADCSGCEHKAKCLYKYDAEKDREKNKVMKINEQWEALKEESHKNIQSEKGILNRQIRSIQTEGHFGDIKENDSFRRFNYRTSEKVYKEFMLYAIGRNINKYHRFLHEKIQKFEKKIEETVA; translated from the coding sequence AACGATTTTTTTGAATTAGGGCAACAGAAAATTAACTTCAGTTTCTTCGAATTGTGTTTACCAGACGACGATCCAGTCTATACCCTGAAAAAAGTGATGGAGGAGTTAGATTTTTCTGGCTTATTAGCCAATTGTTCTGATAAGGGAAGAACCGGGTACAACCCAATCATGATGTATGCTGTAGTTACTTACGCAAACATGCGTGGGATAAGAGCTGTTGACCGTATTGTAGAATTATGTGAAAGAGATCTCGCCTTTATCTGGCTTACGAAAGGTCAGAAGCCGAAACGGGATGCTTTTTATGACTTCAAGAATAAGAAACTGACCGCTGATGTACTGGATGAGCTGAATTATCAGTTTCTTCGTCGCCTGCAAAAAGAAGGATTCATCACACTAAAAAATCTTTTTATTGACGGTACAAAAATAGAAGCCAATGCGAACCGTTATACGTTTGTCTGGAGAGGAACAATCAATTATCATCTTGCAGGACTACTGGATACTATTGATTTATTGTATCAAAAGTATAACGTTTTGATTGATGAAAATGAGTATGGCATCAAATATGACATTCCCCATGCACATATGTTCGTGATCGAAGGAATGGAGAAAGTACGGGATGTCATTGAAAAGAACCGAAAAAGAAAACTGACAAAACATAAAAAGTTATCCAATAATACAATCATAGAGATTGACAATTGTTCTCCGTTGGAGATACTGAAGCTCCAAAAAAATCTGATACAGATAGCAGAACAGGAACAGATTACATTTGTTTATGGAAAAGGAAAAAGAAAATCGGAAATCCAGCAGCTTTACGAAGAATTGGAAGCCTGTGGTGAACGTCTTATGGGATATAAAGAGTGTTTTGAGATCATGGGAACAGACAGAAACAGTTATTCCAAAACAGATCTGGAAGCTACTTTTATGCGGATGAAAGAGGATCATATGCTGAACGGGCAATTAAAAGCGGCATATAATGTTCAGATTGCAGTAGAGAATTATTTCATTGTCCAGACTTATGTCAGCAATGATCGGACAGATTATAATACGTTGATTCCGGTTTTGGAAAAACATCAAAAAGCATTTGGGGATATTCTTGAGGAAGTGACAGCAGATAGCGGGTATTGCAGCGAAAGAAACCTACTGTACTTAAAAGAACATAAAATCTCCAGCTATATCAAGCTGCAGGATCATGAAAAACGGAAAACACGTGCGTATACAGAAGAAATCGGAAAGTATTACAACATGAAAACGCAGATATTTGAAGATGAGTTGTATTATATTTGCCATGACGGAAGAGAATTGCATCATATCCGAACAGAAACAAAAGCACAGACTGGTTATACACAAACCTTTGAAGTGTATGGATGTGCAGACTGCAGTGGTTGTGAACATAAAGCAAAATGTCTCTATAAATATGATGCCGAAAAAGATAGAGAGAAAAATAAAGTGATGAAGATCAACGAACAATGGGAAGCTTTGAAAGAAGAATCCCATAAAAACATCCAGAGTGAGAAAGGGATCTTAAATCGTCAGATTCGTTCCATCCAGACAGAGGGACATTTTGGAGACATTAAAGAAAATGACAGTTTCCGCCGATTCAATTACCGGACATCCGAAAAAGTATATAAAGAATTCATGCTGTATGCGATTGGAAGAAATATAAATAAATACCATCGTTTTCTTCATGAAAAAATCCAAAAATTTGAGAAAAAAATCGAAGAAACAGTTGCTTAG